The following coding sequences are from one Bos indicus x Bos taurus breed Angus x Brahman F1 hybrid chromosome 5, Bos_hybrid_MaternalHap_v2.0, whole genome shotgun sequence window:
- the MFSD5 gene encoding molybdate-anion transporter, which yields MLVTAYLAFVVLLASCLGLELSRCRAKPSGRACSNPSFLRFQLDFYQVYFLALAADWLQAPYLYKLYQHYHFLEAQIAILYVCGLASTVLFGLVASSLVDWLGRKKSCVLFSLTYSLCCLTKLSRDYFVLLVGRALGGLSTALLFSAFEAWYIHEHLERHDFPTEWIPATFARAAFWNHVLAVAAGVAAEAVACWMGLGPVAPFVAAIPLLALAGALALHNWGENYDRQRAFSRTCAGGLRCLLSDRRVLLLGTIQALFESVIFIFVFLWTPVLDPHGAPLGIIFSSFMAASLLGSSLYRIATSKRYHLQPMHLLSLAVLIVVFSLFMLTFSTSPGQESPVESFIAFLLIELACGLYFPSMSFLRRKVIPETEQAGVLNWFRVPLHLLACLGLLVLHDSDRKTGTRNMFSICSAVMVMALLAVVGLFTVVRHDAELRVPSPTGEPYTPEL from the coding sequence ATGCTGGTGACTGCTTACCTTGCTTTTGTGGTCCTCCTGGCCTCCTGCCTGGGGTTGGAGCTGTCAAGATGCCGGGCTAAGCCCTCTGGAAGGGCCTGCAGCAATCCCTCTTTCCTTCGGTTTCAACTGGACTTCTATCAGGTCTACTTCCTGGCCCTGGCAGCTGACTGGCTGCAGGCCCCCTACCTCTACAAACTCTACCAGCATTACCACTTCCTGGAGGCACAAATTGCCATCCTCTACGTCTGCGGCCTTGCCTCCACCGTCCTCTTTGGACTGGTGGCTTCCTCCCTGGTGGATTGGCTGGGTCGCAAGAAATCTTGTGTCCTCTTCTCCCTCACTTACTCTCTCTGCTGCTTAACCAAACTCTCCCGGGACTACTTTGTGCTGCTGGTGGGCCGAGCACTAGGTGGGCTATCTACAGCCCTGCTCTTCTCAGCCTTTGAGGCCTGGTATATCCATGAGCACCTGGAACGGCATGACTTCCCCACCGAATGGATCCCAGCTACCTTTGCCCGAGCTGCCTTCTGGAACCATGTGCTGGCTGTAGCGGCAGGTGTGGCCGCTGAGGCTGTGGCCTGCTGGATGGGCCTGGGGCCTGTAGCCCCCTTTGTGGCCGCCATCCCTCTCTTGGCTCTGGCTGGGGCCTTGGCCCTTCATAACTGGGGAGAGAACTATGATCGGCAGCGTGCCTTCTCTAGGACCTGTGCTGGGGGCCTGCGCTGCCTTCTGTCGGACCGTCGTGTGCTGCTGCTAGGCACCATCCAGGCCCTGTTTGAGAGTGTCATTTTCATCTTTGTCTTCCTCTGGACACCTGTGCTGGACCCACATGGGGCTCCACTGGGCATCATCTTCTCCAGCTTCATGGCAGCCAGCCTACTCGGCTCTTCCCTGTACCGCATCGCTACCTCCAAGAGGTACCACCTTCAGCCCATGCATCTACTCTCCCTCGCCGTCCTCATTGTCGTCTTCTCCCTCTTCATGTTGACTTTCTCTACCAGCCCAGGCCAGGAGAGTCCAGTGGAATCTTTCATAGCCTTCCTCCTCATTGAACTGGCCTGTGGACTGTACTTTCCCAGCATGAGCTTCCTGCGGAGAAAGGTGATCCCTGAGACCGAGCAAGCTGGTGTCCTCAACTGGTTCCGGGTGCCCCTGCACTTACTGGCCTGCCTGGGGCTCCTGGTCCTCCATGACAGCGATCGCAAAACGGGCACTCGGAATATGTTCAGCATCTGCTCCGCCGTCATGGTGATGGCTCTGCTGGCAGTGGTGGGACTCTTCACCGTGGTCAGGCATGATGCTGAGCTGCGGGTGCCCTCACCCACTGGGGAGCCCTACACTCCTGAGCTCTGA
- the RARG gene encoding retinoic acid receptor gamma isoform X1, giving the protein MATNKERLFVPGALGPGSGYPGAGFPFAFPGALRGSPPFEMLSPSFRGLGQPDLPKEMASLSVETQSTSSEEMVPSSPSPPPPPRVYKPCFVCNDKSSGYHYGVSSCEGCKGFFRRSIQKNMVYTCHRDKNCIINKVTRNRCQYCRLQKCFEVGMSKEAVRNDRNKKKKEVKEEGSLDSYELSPQLEELITKVSKAHQETFPSLCQLGKYTTNSSADHRVQLDLGLWDKFSELATKCIIKIVEFAKRLPGFTGLSIADQITLLKAACLDILMLRICTRYTPEQDTMTFSDGLTLNRTQMHNAGFGPLTDLVFAFAGQLLPLEMDDTETGLLSAICLICGDRMDLEEPEKVDKLQEPLLEALRLYARRRRPSQPYMFPRMLMKITDLRGISTKGAERAITLKMEIPGPMPPLIREMLENPEMFEDDSSQPGPHPKASSEDEVPGGQGRGGRSPHPDQGL; this is encoded by the exons ATGGCCACCAATAAGGAGCGACTCTTTGTGCCTGGTGCCCTGGGTCCTGGCTCTGGCTACCCAGGGGCTGGCTTCCCCTTCGCCTTCCCAGGGGCACTCAGGGGGTCTCCACCTTTCGAGATGCTGAGCCCTAGCTTCCGGGGCTTGGGCCAGCCTGACCTCCCCAAGGAGATGGCCTCTCTGT CGGTGGAGACACAGAGCACTAGCTCAGAGGAGATGGTGCCAAGCTCGCCCTcgccccctccacctccccggGTGTACAAGCCGTGCTTCGTGTGCAATGACAAGTCCTCTGGCTACCACTATGGGGTCAGCTCTTGTGAAGGCTGCAAG GGCTTCTTCCGTCGCAGCATCCAGAAGAACATGGTGTACACATGTCACCGCGACAAAAACTGTATCATCAACAAGGTGACCCGGAATCGTTGCCAGTACTGCCGGCTACAGAAATGCTTTGAAGTTGGCATGTCCAAGGAAG CCGTACGGAATGATCGcaacaagaagaagaaagaggtgaAGGAAGAAGGGTCGCTTGACAGCTATGAGCTGAGCCCCCAGTTAGAAGAGCTCATCACCAAGGTCAGCAAGGCCCATCAGGAGACCTTCCCCTCGCTCTGCCAGCTGGGCAAGTACACCACG AACTCCAGTGCAGACCACCGGGTGCAGCTGGATCTGGGGCTGTGGGACAAGTTCAGCGAGCTGGCCACCAAGTGCATCATCAAGATCGTGGAGTTTGCCAAGCGGTTACCTGGCTTCACCGGTCTCAGCATTGCTGACCAGATCACTCTGCTCAAGGCCGCCTGCCTGGACATCCTG atGCTGCGGATCTGCACAAGGTACACCCCAGAGCAGGACACTATGACGTTCTCCGATGGGCTGACTCTAAACCGGACTCAGATGCACAACGCCGGCTTCGGGCCCCTCACAGACCTCGTCTTTGCCTTCGCTGGGCAGCTCCTGCCGCTGGAGATGGACGACACAGAGACAGGCCTGCTCAGCGCCATCTGCCTCATCTGCGGAG ACCGCATGGACCTGGAGGAGCCTGAGAAAGTGGACAAGCTGCAGGAACCGCTGCTTGAAGCCCTGAGGCTCTATGCCCGGCGCCGGCGGCCCAGTCAGCCCTATATGTTCCCCAGGATGCTCATGAAGATCACTGACCTCCGGGGCATCAGCACTAAGG GAGCAGAAAGGGCCATTACCCTGAAGATGGAGATTCCAGGCCCGATGCCTCCCCTGATCCGAGAAATGCTGGAGAACCCCGAAATGTTTGAGGACGACTCCTCGCAGCCTGGCCCTCACCCCAAGGCCTCCAGCGAGGATGAGGTTCCCGGGGGCCAGGGCAGAGGGGGCCGCAGCCCCCATCCTGACCAGGGTCTCTGA
- the RARG gene encoding retinoic acid receptor gamma isoform X2 — protein sequence MYDCMETFAPGPRRLYGAGGPGAGLLRRAAGSSCFAGLESFAWPQPASLQSVETQSTSSEEMVPSSPSPPPPPRVYKPCFVCNDKSSGYHYGVSSCEGCKGFFRRSIQKNMVYTCHRDKNCIINKVTRNRCQYCRLQKCFEVGMSKEAVRNDRNKKKKEVKEEGSLDSYELSPQLEELITKVSKAHQETFPSLCQLGKYTTNSSADHRVQLDLGLWDKFSELATKCIIKIVEFAKRLPGFTGLSIADQITLLKAACLDILMLRICTRYTPEQDTMTFSDGLTLNRTQMHNAGFGPLTDLVFAFAGQLLPLEMDDTETGLLSAICLICGDRMDLEEPEKVDKLQEPLLEALRLYARRRRPSQPYMFPRMLMKITDLRGISTKGAERAITLKMEIPGPMPPLIREMLENPEMFEDDSSQPGPHPKASSEDEVPGGQGRGGRSPHPDQGL from the exons ATGTACGACTGCATGGAAACATTTGCCCCGGGTCCGCGACGGCTGTACGGGGCAGGCGGACCCGGGGCTGGCTTGCTGCGCAGAGCCGCCGGCAGCTCCTGTTTCGCCGGACTCGAGTCTTTTGCCTGGCCGCAACCCGCCAGTCTGCAGT CGGTGGAGACACAGAGCACTAGCTCAGAGGAGATGGTGCCAAGCTCGCCCTcgccccctccacctccccggGTGTACAAGCCGTGCTTCGTGTGCAATGACAAGTCCTCTGGCTACCACTATGGGGTCAGCTCTTGTGAAGGCTGCAAG GGCTTCTTCCGTCGCAGCATCCAGAAGAACATGGTGTACACATGTCACCGCGACAAAAACTGTATCATCAACAAGGTGACCCGGAATCGTTGCCAGTACTGCCGGCTACAGAAATGCTTTGAAGTTGGCATGTCCAAGGAAG CCGTACGGAATGATCGcaacaagaagaagaaagaggtgaAGGAAGAAGGGTCGCTTGACAGCTATGAGCTGAGCCCCCAGTTAGAAGAGCTCATCACCAAGGTCAGCAAGGCCCATCAGGAGACCTTCCCCTCGCTCTGCCAGCTGGGCAAGTACACCACG AACTCCAGTGCAGACCACCGGGTGCAGCTGGATCTGGGGCTGTGGGACAAGTTCAGCGAGCTGGCCACCAAGTGCATCATCAAGATCGTGGAGTTTGCCAAGCGGTTACCTGGCTTCACCGGTCTCAGCATTGCTGACCAGATCACTCTGCTCAAGGCCGCCTGCCTGGACATCCTG atGCTGCGGATCTGCACAAGGTACACCCCAGAGCAGGACACTATGACGTTCTCCGATGGGCTGACTCTAAACCGGACTCAGATGCACAACGCCGGCTTCGGGCCCCTCACAGACCTCGTCTTTGCCTTCGCTGGGCAGCTCCTGCCGCTGGAGATGGACGACACAGAGACAGGCCTGCTCAGCGCCATCTGCCTCATCTGCGGAG ACCGCATGGACCTGGAGGAGCCTGAGAAAGTGGACAAGCTGCAGGAACCGCTGCTTGAAGCCCTGAGGCTCTATGCCCGGCGCCGGCGGCCCAGTCAGCCCTATATGTTCCCCAGGATGCTCATGAAGATCACTGACCTCCGGGGCATCAGCACTAAGG GAGCAGAAAGGGCCATTACCCTGAAGATGGAGATTCCAGGCCCGATGCCTCCCCTGATCCGAGAAATGCTGGAGAACCCCGAAATGTTTGAGGACGACTCCTCGCAGCCTGGCCCTCACCCCAAGGCCTCCAGCGAGGATGAGGTTCCCGGGGGCCAGGGCAGAGGGGGCCGCAGCCCCCATCCTGACCAGGGTCTCTGA